The Neovison vison isolate M4711 chromosome 5, ASM_NN_V1, whole genome shotgun sequence genome includes a region encoding these proteins:
- the MAB21L1 gene encoding putative nucleotidyltransferase MAB21L1, with product MIAAQAKLVYHLNKYYNEKCQARKAAIAKTIREVCKVVSDVLKEVEVQEPRFISSLNEMDNRYEGLEVISPTEFEVVLYLNQMGVFNFVDDGSLPGCAVLKLSDGRKRSMSLWVEFITASGYLSARKIRSRFQTLVAQAVDKCSYRDVVKMVADTSEVKLRIRDRYVVQITPAFKCTGIWPRSAAHWPLPHIPWPGPNRVAEVKAEGFNLLSKECHSLAGKQSSAESDAWVLQFAEAENRLQMGGCRKKCLSILKTLRDRHLELPGQPLNNYHMKTLVSYECEKHPRESDWDESCLGDRLNGILLQLISCLQCRRCPHYFLPNLDLFQGKPHSALENAAKQTWRLAREILTNPKSLEKL from the coding sequence ATGATCGCGGCCCAGGCCAAGCTGGTATACCATCTGAATAAATACTACAATGAGAAATGCCAAGCCAGAAAAGCTGCCATTGCAAAAACTATCCGGGAAGTCTGCAAAGTAGTTTCCGACGTGCTTAAAGAAGTGGAAGTGCAGGAGCCCCGGTTCATCAGCTCTCTCAACGAGATGGACAACCGCTACGAGGGCCTCGAGGTCATCTCCCCCACCGAATTTGAAGTGGTGCTTTACCTTAACCAAATGGGGGTGTTCAACTTTGTGGACGACGGCTCGCTGCCGGGCTGCGCGGTGCTGAAGTTGAGCGACGGGCGCAAGAGGAGCATGTCCCTCTGGGTGGAATTCATTACCGCCTCCGGCTACCTCTCGGCGCGCAAAATCCGGTCCAGGTTTCAGACGCTGGTGGCTCAAGCCGTAGACAAATGTAGCTACAGGGATGTGGTAAAGATGGTGGCAGACACCAGCGAAGTGAAACTGAGAATCCGAGATAGGTACGTGGTGCAGATCACCCCGGCTTTTAAATGCACCGGGATCTGGCCGAGGAGTGCTGCCCACTGGCCACTTCCCCACATCCCCTGGCCGGGACCCAACCGGGTGGCGGAGGTCAAAGCGGAAGGGTTCAATCTCTTGTCCAAGGAGTGCCACTCCCTGGCCGGCAAACAGAGCTCGGCCGAGAGCGACGCCTGGGTGCTGCAGTTCGCGGAAGCAGAGAACAGACTGCAGATGGGGGGCTGCAGAAAGAAATGCCTCTCCATCCTCAAAACCTTACGGGATCGTCACCTTGAACTGCCAGGCCAGCCCCTGAACAATTACCACATGAAGACTTTGGTTTCCTACGAGTGTGAAAAGCATCCCCGGGAGTCAGACTGGGACGAGTCTTGCCTGGGTGATCGGCTTAACGGGATTTTGCTGCAACTTATCTCCTGCCTGCAGTGCCGGCGGTGTCCTCACTACTTCCTACCGAACTTAGATCTGTTTCAAGGCAAACCTCATTCGGCTCTGGAAAACGCTGCCAAACAAACGTGGCGACTGGCAAGAGAGATCCTGACCAACCCGAAAAGTTTGGAAAAACTTTAG